A stretch of the Cyprinus carpio isolate SPL01 chromosome B4, ASM1834038v1, whole genome shotgun sequence genome encodes the following:
- the LOC109066409 gene encoding inactive histone-lysine N-methyltransferase 2E-like has translation MSVVIPVGVDTANTSYLDMAAGSEWGCVESVSVVVEKSSYPHQIYSSSSHHSHGYIGLPYADHNYGARPPPTPPASPPPSVLIRPGEGLFVSGGRPGENLFVPGGQDEASRGTTLSTSEDGSYGADITRCICGFTHDDGYMICCDKCSVWQHIDCMGIDRQHIPETYLCERCQPRTLDREHAILLQTRKRENMSDGDTSATESGDEVPLELYTAFQHTPTSITLTTARLGNKPTDKKRKKSGEKEPPATARAKKSFREGSRKSSRVKGSAPECEPTDPPSLWENKMKSWMERYEEASSNQYSEEVRILLRVKEARDGKTLAYNTHTAAFKPPVESHVQKNKRILKAVRDLAADSLIIEYRGKVMLRQQFEANGYFFKRPYPFVLFYSKFDGLEMCVDARSFGNEARFIRRSCTPNAEVRHVIEDGMLHLYIYSLRSISKGSEITIGFDYDYGSCKYKVDCACVKGNQECPVLKHNLEPTENLGSSTRRRGRKDKEPSRDESGQNQNLTIDCDKGKSLNDAKQRKLSPLRLSISNNQDPELIEDLEEKTSVSNEVEMESEEQIAERRRKMGSPAEESHRHGAGASCCRALRNKETREERKMEAILQAFARMEKREKRREQALERIGTKGEVGGRSEIKEEPPTTPEAESPATIQPMLEVVKDEPCLKPAKVSRNKQRKSFSRNRTHIGQQRRRARTVSACFDLPPSSPGDTLEPLTTETHDGETPSAPEADPPPIHAPDTSPPHSSSPAPTCRSGQKYPKTKKHLVSEWIGVDKQERSASRTPEPPPERPLRISSDPEVLATQLNSLPGMACSSHVYSTPKHYIRFSSPFLANRSPSTLGVPTGRRRSREMPETPPTTGSCKKRWLKQALEEEGSTSPGGGRPSLLMPSESPLSPSINGESYSPLPLNGSCSLPELPTPLKKRRLCSLDPCMSETSTPYGSPCATPTRTESTEAPGTPLLLDTPPRPRPEEPSTEPSTPLQIPNNPLPQESESSMDSSPDGSRRPSTQDVERPPSLLASPSVRNAGSDTAPQESTKSMGSLSPQSSHAEPQDAAVDEGMEVDGGGSEAASAPETPASSYPPWMKSPDRGGISFSPVNSNLRDLTPSHTLEMGAYRPDSTSAGPFSEAAPFYSCNEESSNVTFTRSLSGDGTGEGGAAKNPQKKKVSLLEYRKRQREARRSGSKGECGSPVSTAPPVDVFPVAVEVAPEPPVITAAPTPRTPQHSEESDAPPQGERDGEGQWTSSTSVEQARERGYHRALLLSDHRKDADSGESEGGDSQVKECPSPKSCKSPLTHAPCSPAPQTASRPSKEEDGEAQPRGPSQPQALSVQQPSTKTSSSKPAALTPSKLHCGPSGASQSHYAGPSLMHSPKAQPQGSPYRGQRAFLTAQPQNQPQPQATSGPATFPQYNPQNAPPPPPPPPPAPPTSASYFPAQPTTAPAPFPAFKPTVAAPFPLGSQPLLQTHHALHYQSSAAPPPPPPPPPPHPQPGPALVHVNLQPPSMQQHQLLLSSAPPPPPPPPPQGQSSQQPPPNSGTLLSIKQGPHPPLPPPPPAPSSTAPHPFQNIGGFQTTLLHQSAPANPSVTPSTYQQTVLPPPPPPPPQQTPPTQTPPNPSVSQIAGGNRGPTPSSTPFHSTGYLGTGWH, from the exons ATGAGCGTAGTCATCCCAGTAGGGGTGGACACGGCCAACACCTCATACCTGGACATGGCTGCAGGCTCAGA atGGGGTTGTGTGGAGTCTGTGTCTGTGGTAGTTGAGAAGTCCAGCTACCCTCACCAGATTTACAGCAGCAGCTCCCACCACTCCCACGGCTACATCGGTCTGCCTTACGCC GACCACAATTATGGGGCTCGACCCCCACCCACCCCGCCGGCGTCCCCGCCTCCCTCGGTACTGATCCGGCCGGGCGAGGGTTTGTTTGTGTCCGGGGGGCGGCCAGGCGAGAACTTGTTCGTGCCGGGCGGGCAGGACGAGGCGTCGCGTGGCACCACGCTCAGCACCTCGGAAGACGGCAGCTACGGTGCTGACATCACACGCTGCATTTGCGGCTTCACCCATGATGATGGCTACATGATCTGCTGCGACAAGTGCAG TGTGTGGCAGCACATAGACTGCATGGGGATCGACCGGCAGCACATTCCCGAGACCTACCTGTGTGAACGCTGTCAGCCACGCACCCTGGACCGAGAGCACGCCATCCTGCTGCAAACCAGGAAGAGAGAGAACATGTCTg ACGGGGACACCAGTGCTACAGAAAGCGGGGATGAGGTTCCACTAGAGTTGTACACTGCGTTTCAGCACACCCCCACCAGCATCACACTCACAACAGCACGTCTCGGGAACAAACCGACTGATAAGAAACGAAAGAAGAGTGGAGAAAAGGAGCCCCCGGCTACAGCCAGGGCCAAGAAG tcATTCCGTGAAGGCTCTAGAAAGTCATCTAGAGTAAAG GGCTCAGCTCCCGAGTGTGAGCCGACAGATCCTCCCTCTCTTTGGGAGAATAAGATGAAGTCGTGGATGGAGCGCTATGAGGAAGCCAGCAGTAACCAGTACAGTGAAGAAGTACGGATACTGCTAAGAGTAAAAGAAGCCAGAGATGGCAAAACGCTGGCctacaatacacacacagcagcctTCAAACCACCCGTAGAG AGTCACGTACAGAAGAACAAGCGCATTCTTAAAGCCGTTCGGGACTTGGCTGCCGATTCACTCATAATCGAGTACAGGGGGAAGGTCATGTTACGACAGCAATTTGAAGCCAATGGTTACTTCTTTAAGAG GCCGTACCCTTTTGTATTGTTCTACTCTAAGTTTGACGGTTTGGAAATGTGTGTGGATGCACGGAGCTTCGGAAACGAGGCTCGATTCATTCGTCGCTCCTGCACTCCCAACGCTGAGGTGCGGCACGTTATCGAGGACGGCATGctgcatttatacatttactcTCTGAGGTCCATCTCCAAGGGGAGTGAGATCACCATTGGCTTTGATTATGACTACGGCAGCTG TAAATATAAGGTGGACTGTGCGTGTGTGAAGGGCAATCAGGAATGCCCTGTGCTCAAGCATAACTTGGAGCCCACAGAGAATCTGGGCTCTAGCACACGACGGCGCGGCCGCAAGGACAAAGAACCGTCGCGGGACGAGAGCGGACAGAACCAGAACCTCACGATTGACTGCGACAAGGGCAAATCGCTCAATGATGCCAAACAGAGAAAACTCTCTCCTCTCCGGCTCTCCATATCTAACAATCAG GATCCTGAGTTAATAGAGGATCTAGAAGAGAAAACCTCCGTTAGCAATGAAGTAGAGATGGAGTCAGAGGAGCAGATTGCAGAAAGGAGGAGGAAGATG GGCAGCCCGGCAGAGGAGTCCCATCGTCACGGCGCAGGGGCTTCCTGCTGCAGAGCTCTGAGAAACAAGGAG ACACGTGAAGAGAGGAAGATGGAGGCAATTCTGCAGGCATTTGCTCGTATGGAGAAAAGAGAAAAGCGGAGGGAGCAAGCGTTAGAAAGGATCGGCACCAAAGGGGAAGTTGGTGGACGCAGCGAGATTAAGGAAGAGCCTCCTACTACACCAGAGGCTGAATCTCCTGCCACTATACAG CCCATGCTAGAGGTAGTGAAGGATGAGCCTTGTCTGAAGCCAGCAAAGGTGAGCCGTAACAAACAGAGAAAAAGCTTCTCGCGGAACCGCACACACATCGGACAGCAGAGGCGGCGAGCGCGAACAGTCAGCGCTTGCTTCGACTTGCCACCCAGTTCCCCTGGTGACACTTTAGAGCCCTTAACAACAGAGACTCATGATGGAGAGACGCCTTCGGCCCCTGAGGCTGACCCTCCGCCGATACATGCCCCTGACACCAGCCCACCCCACAGCAGCTCTCCCGCCCCAACTTGCCGCAGTGGACAGAAGTACCCCAAAACTAAAAAG CACTTAGTGAGTGAGTGGATCGGTGTTGACAAACAGGAACGGAGTGCTTCGCGGACACCGGAGCCTCCCCCTGAGAGGCCTTTGCGGATCAGTAGTGATCCTGAGGTCTTGGCCACACAGTTGAACTCTCTACCGGGCATGGCCTGCAGTTCACACGTCTACAGCACACCCAAACACTACATCCGCTTCTCATCTCCTTTTCTGGCCAACCGCAGCCCCAGCACTCTGGGAGTGCCCACGGGGCGGCGGCGCTCGAGAGAAATGCCTGAAACACCACCTACCACTGGGTCGTGCAAGAAG CGCTGGCTGAAGCAAGCTTTAGAAGAGGAGGGCTCCACCAGCCCAGGTGGAGGGCGCCCTTCTCTGCTGATGCCTAGTGAGAGCCCTCTCAGCCCCTCTATAAACGGCGAGTCCTACAGCCCTCTACCCCTCAACGGCAGTTGCTCACTACCAG AGTTGCCTACCCCGTTGAAGAAAAGGCGCTTATGTTCACTCGATCCCTGTATGTCCGAGACTTCCACCCCATACGGGTCCCCTTGTGCCACCCCAACCCGAACGGAGTCAACAGAAGCACCAGGCACGCCCCTGCTGCTTGACACGCCTCCTCGGCCACGGCCAGAGGAGCCCAGTACTGAGCCCTCAACACCCTTGCAGATTCCCAACAACCCTCTGCCACAAGAG AGTGAGTCATCTATGGACAGCTCTCCAGATGGCAGCCGGAGGCCCAGTACACAAGAC GTTGAGCGACCTCCTTCGCTGTTGGCATCTCCCAGCGTGAGAAATGCAGGCTCTGATACGGCTCCACAGGAATCTACAAAATCTATGGGGTCTCTGAGTCCTCAGTCCTCCCATGCTGAGCCCCAGGATGCCGCAGTAGATGAAGGCATGGAGGTTGACGGTGGTGGTTCAGAAGCTGCCTCAGCACCTGAGACACCAGCCTCCTCTTACCCTCCCTGGATGAAGAGTCCAGACCGAGGTGGCATCTCGTTTTCCCCAGTGAACTCTAATCTGAGAGACCTCACCCCTTCTCACACCTTGGAGATGGGGGCGTACAGGCCGGATTCAACCTCCGCTGGCCCTTTCAGTGAGGCGGCGCCCTTTTATTCCTGCAATGAGGAGAGCAGCAACGTGACCTTTACTCGCTCATTGAGTGGGGATGGCACAGGGGAGGGAGGTGCTGCAAAGAACCCGCAGAAGAAAAAG GTGTCTCTTCTGGAGTACAGGAAACGTCAGCGTGAGGCACGGCGAAGTGGTTCCAAGGGAGAGTGTGGCTCCCCTGTTTCCACAGCACCACCAGTAGATGTTTTCCCTGTCGCAGTGGAAGTGGCCCCTGAGCCACCTGTTATCACAGCAGCGCCAACCCCCAGGACACCTCAGCACAGCGAGGAGTCAGATGCCCCACCTCAGGGGGAGAGAGACGGAGAAGGGCAGTG GACATCTTCAACATCAGTAGAGCAGGCTAGGGAGCGGGGCTACCACAGGGCCTTGTTGTTGAGTGACCATCGCAAGGATGCAG ACAGCGGAGAGTCAGAGGGTGGCGACTCCCAGGTGAAGGAATGTCCTTCTCCCAAGAGCTGCAAGAGCCCCTTGACACATGCA CCTTGTTCTCCAGCACCCCAGACTGCGTCTCGACCATCCAAAGAGGAAGATGGTGAAGCACAGCCTCGTGGTCCTTCTCAGCCTCAGGCACTGTCCGTCCAGCAGCCCAGCACCAAGACTTCGAGCTCCAAACCAGCCGCACTGACGCCCAGCAAGCTCCATTGCGGGCCCTCCGGTGCCTCACAGAGTCACTACGCTGGACCTTCGCTCATGCACTCTCCCAAAGCGCAACCCCAAGGTTCACCTTACCGCGGCCAGCGAGCCTTCCTGACAGCTCAGCCTCAGAACCAGCCTCAACCCCAGGCTACGTCTGGCCCGGCCACTTTCCCTCAGTATAACCCCCAAAATGCCCCACCGCCACCACCCCCTCCACCCCCAGCTCCACCCACTTCAGCTTCCTACTTCCCCGCTCAGCCTACCACTGCTCCTGCACCGTTTCCTGCGTTCAAACCTACCGTGGCGGCACCCTTTCCTCTCGGTTCACAACCTCTCCTACAGACCCATCATGCATTGCATTACCAAAGCAGTGCCGCCCCTCCCCCGCCTCCCCCTCCTCCACCTCCCCACCCACAACCTGGTCCCGCCTTGGTGCATGTCAATCTGCAACCTCCTTCGATGCAGCAGCATCAACTTCTGCTGAGCTCTGCCCCGcccccacctcctcctccacctcctcagGGACAGAGTTCCCAGCAGCCTCCGCCCAATAGCGGCACtctcctgtcaatcaaacaagGACCACACCCACCCCTTCCGCCCCCTCCCCCGGCTCCCTCCAGTACCGCACCGCACCCGTTCCAGAACATCGGTGGCTTTCAAACCACTCTACTTCACCAGTCTGCACCAGCCAACCCCTCAGTAACCCCTTCCACTTATCAACAAACTGTATTACCCcctcctccaccaccacctcCCCAACAAACTCCTCCCACACAGACCCCGCCCAATCCGAGCGTCTCGCAGATCGCCGGTGGTAACCGAGGACCTACCCCTTCTTCCACCCCCTTTCACAGCACCGGCTACTTGGGCACAGGATGGCACTGA